One genomic region from Ornithinicoccus hortensis encodes:
- a CDS encoding siderophore ABC transporter substrate-binding protein encodes MHTSRLFRLAAGAGILSLALAACGGESDGDSGDDNGSQAAAEGSEGSDSAEGSDGAEETGSAEGDGEAQPSEVTVEDNNGPQTISLPLESVVATDNRTFETLADWDVELSAAAVSLMPDTISYASDDSIVDLGNHREPNLEAVVSAKPDLIVNGQRFAQYHDDLAKYAPDAVVLELDPREGEPFDEELRRQISVLGEVFGKQAEAEQLIGDFDASIERVNAAYQDGDTVMALITSGGEIGYVAPGVGRTLGPAFDIFGLTPALEVEGSEDHQGDDISVEAIAESNPDWILVMDRDAAVAADDPNYSPAAEVLEDSEALQNVTAIQEGNLVYMPADTYTNEGIQTYTEFFNTLADALEAKN; translated from the coding sequence ATGCACACGTCACGTCTTTTCCGCCTGGCCGCCGGCGCCGGCATCCTGTCCCTGGCCCTGGCCGCCTGCGGCGGTGAGTCCGATGGCGACTCCGGGGACGACAACGGCTCGCAAGCCGCCGCCGAGGGCTCCGAGGGCTCCGACAGCGCCGAGGGCTCAGACGGCGCCGAGGAGACCGGTAGCGCCGAAGGGGACGGCGAAGCGCAGCCGTCGGAGGTCACCGTCGAGGACAACAATGGCCCGCAGACGATCAGCCTGCCGCTGGAGTCGGTGGTGGCGACCGACAACCGCACCTTCGAGACGCTGGCCGACTGGGACGTCGAGCTCAGCGCCGCGGCGGTGTCCCTGATGCCCGACACGATCTCCTACGCCTCGGACGACTCCATCGTCGACCTCGGCAACCACCGGGAGCCCAACCTCGAGGCGGTCGTCAGCGCCAAGCCGGACCTGATCGTGAACGGGCAGCGCTTCGCCCAGTACCACGACGACCTGGCCAAGTACGCCCCCGACGCCGTGGTGCTCGAGCTCGACCCGCGTGAGGGCGAGCCGTTCGACGAGGAGCTGCGCCGGCAGATCTCGGTGCTGGGCGAGGTCTTCGGCAAGCAGGCCGAGGCCGAGCAGCTGATCGGTGACTTCGACGCCTCCATCGAGCGGGTGAACGCCGCCTACCAGGACGGTGACACCGTCATGGCGCTGATCACCTCCGGCGGTGAGATCGGCTACGTCGCCCCCGGGGTAGGACGCACGCTCGGCCCCGCCTTCGACATCTTCGGGCTGACCCCGGCGCTGGAGGTGGAGGGCAGCGAGGACCACCAGGGCGACGACATCTCGGTCGAGGCCATCGCCGAGTCCAACCCGGACTGGATCCTGGTGATGGACCGTGACGCAGCGGTCGCCGCGGACGACCCGAACTACTCCCCGGCGGCGGAGGTGCTGGAGGACTCCGAGGCCCTGCAGAACGTCACGGCGATCCAGGAGGGCAACCTCGTCTACATGCCGGCCGACACCTACACCAACGAGGGCATCCAGACCTACACGGAGTTCTTCAACACCCTGGCGGACGCGCTCGAGGCGAAGAACTGA
- a CDS encoding helix-turn-helix transcriptional regulator, giving the protein MASVTPARSPPPGRRTGSIGSEALHRQPFDRGSPIAGTPLRSRSVEPPDRWPFHAREGEVEQVVQLLDPGTPQVPADGRPEGTGGAVLAGPTGVGKTRLLREVLAVLEGRGRRVHLSVATRSAVEIPYGSLAGLVPDRAPTDHQDSDSWHAAVAARLTEGRDGAAPVVLAVDDAHLLDPGGAALLLHLCVSGAATVLVTVRHGEPAPDAITALWRDGLAHRIDLQPFSPAQTESFIDALLEGPVARRTRQRLAAVSGGNVLFAGELVRGAVESGTMRQVDGVWTWDGALVLAPRLVDAVDQRLGALGSAEREALALVAMGEPLPLGLAERALDPAAVHTLEAAGLVAVAGAAEGAPGLRVSHPLYGELALAGVGTLQERRLRRLLVEDLQAAGGHRSGLDTVRLARWQLALGDPVPVDLLREAAALANRFFDHPLAERLARAALRVEPRSASAGIELAAALNGQNSYAAAEEVLAALEPDVLADGSAQLHQHYLDTRHTSLLLGLGRIEQARDMLRRADAARPAAPGTGIRPTESLVAVYSGAIALSQGHLAETLRLIGPVLGADPDRVPALARLMALEQAGEALIYRAEFDRARRAHAQLRDLADHEPALAARGLANAMLQEVLARASEGAAGAALELSLHLQEQLGSVPDPAVTSLATMVLGACQLRCGLVASAVPTLVEAVHAYGRNDHGGQLSWALALLAQAQALSGDGSAARLSLARAEATQLPQVPARHEVDLVTARALVHWVHGRTTEAIAVARAGMPDFPEMLVHRARLVHLAALLGAPPRSVLPDLEALEALAPGGGGGDGPIHLTVSHVRALAEGDGPALEEVADHFTGLGAHLLAAEAAGHAAVAYRRARLPAAAERAAARSRVLAARCEGARSPALEVAPALAHLTAREAEVTRLAARGLSNAAIAAELTLSVRTVESHLYQVFGKLGVTHRSQLAGLVGTSELESPLP; this is encoded by the coding sequence ATGGCGTCGGTCACACCAGCCCGGTCACCGCCGCCGGGCCGCCGCACGGGCTCGATAGGATCGGAGGCGCTCCACCGCCAGCCGTTCGACAGAGGCAGCCCGATCGCCGGTACCCCGCTCAGGTCGCGGTCCGTGGAACCCCCGGATCGTTGGCCCTTCCATGCCCGGGAGGGCGAAGTGGAGCAGGTCGTGCAGCTGCTGGACCCCGGGACCCCGCAGGTCCCGGCGGACGGCCGGCCTGAAGGGACCGGCGGCGCCGTGCTGGCCGGGCCCACCGGAGTGGGCAAGACCCGGCTGCTGCGCGAGGTGCTGGCCGTCCTGGAGGGGCGCGGGCGCCGGGTCCACCTCAGCGTCGCGACCCGGTCGGCGGTGGAGATCCCGTACGGCTCCCTCGCCGGGCTGGTGCCGGACCGGGCACCGACCGACCACCAGGACTCCGACTCCTGGCACGCCGCGGTGGCCGCCAGGCTGACCGAGGGACGGGACGGCGCAGCCCCCGTGGTCCTCGCCGTGGACGACGCCCACCTGCTCGACCCCGGGGGCGCCGCCCTGCTGCTCCACCTCTGCGTCAGCGGCGCGGCCACGGTGCTGGTCACCGTGCGCCACGGTGAGCCCGCACCCGACGCGATCACCGCCCTGTGGCGGGACGGGCTGGCGCACCGGATCGACCTGCAGCCCTTCTCACCGGCGCAGACCGAGTCGTTCATCGACGCCCTGCTCGAGGGCCCGGTCGCGCGGCGCACCCGGCAGCGTCTGGCCGCGGTGAGCGGTGGCAACGTGCTGTTCGCGGGCGAACTGGTCCGCGGGGCGGTCGAGTCCGGGACGATGCGGCAGGTCGACGGGGTGTGGACCTGGGACGGCGCACTCGTCCTGGCGCCCCGCCTGGTGGACGCCGTCGACCAGCGGCTCGGCGCCCTGGGGTCCGCCGAGCGGGAGGCGCTGGCCCTGGTCGCGATGGGTGAACCGTTGCCCCTGGGCCTGGCCGAGCGCGCCCTGGACCCCGCTGCCGTGCATACCCTGGAGGCCGCCGGTCTGGTCGCGGTCGCCGGGGCGGCCGAGGGTGCGCCGGGGCTGCGGGTGTCCCACCCGCTCTACGGCGAGCTCGCCCTGGCGGGGGTCGGGACATTGCAGGAGCGGCGGTTGCGCCGCCTCCTGGTCGAGGACCTGCAGGCCGCCGGCGGGCACCGCAGCGGACTGGACACGGTGCGCCTGGCGCGGTGGCAGCTGGCCCTGGGCGACCCGGTCCCGGTGGACCTGCTGCGGGAGGCCGCGGCCCTGGCCAACCGGTTCTTCGACCACCCCCTGGCGGAACGACTGGCCAGGGCGGCTCTGCGGGTCGAGCCACGCTCCGCCAGTGCCGGGATCGAGCTCGCCGCCGCCCTCAACGGACAGAACTCCTACGCCGCGGCCGAGGAGGTGCTCGCCGCCCTCGAGCCGGACGTCCTGGCCGACGGGTCGGCACAACTGCACCAGCACTACCTGGACACCCGGCACACGTCCCTGCTCCTGGGGCTGGGCCGGATCGAGCAGGCCCGGGACATGTTGCGCCGCGCCGACGCCGCCCGCCCCGCCGCACCCGGCACCGGGATCAGGCCGACGGAGTCGCTCGTCGCCGTCTACTCGGGGGCGATCGCCCTCTCCCAGGGCCACCTGGCCGAGACGCTCCGGCTCATCGGGCCGGTGCTCGGGGCGGACCCCGACCGGGTCCCGGCGCTGGCCCGGCTGATGGCGCTGGAGCAGGCCGGGGAGGCCCTGATCTACCGGGCCGAGTTCGACCGGGCCCGGCGGGCGCATGCGCAGCTGCGGGACCTGGCCGACCACGAACCGGCCCTGGCCGCCCGGGGACTGGCCAACGCGATGCTGCAGGAGGTGCTCGCCCGGGCGTCCGAGGGGGCCGCCGGTGCCGCCCTGGAGCTCTCGCTGCACCTCCAGGAACAGCTGGGCTCCGTGCCGGACCCGGCGGTCACCAGCCTGGCCACGATGGTCCTGGGCGCCTGTCAGCTACGGTGCGGGCTGGTGGCCTCGGCGGTCCCCACCCTGGTCGAGGCGGTGCACGCCTACGGACGGAACGACCACGGGGGGCAGCTCTCCTGGGCCCTGGCGCTCCTCGCCCAGGCGCAGGCACTCTCCGGCGACGGGTCCGCCGCCCGGCTGTCCCTGGCCCGGGCCGAGGCCACCCAGCTCCCCCAGGTCCCGGCACGGCACGAGGTCGACCTGGTCACCGCCCGCGCCCTGGTCCACTGGGTCCACGGGAGGACCACCGAGGCCATCGCCGTCGCCCGGGCCGGCATGCCCGACTTCCCGGAGATGCTCGTCCACCGGGCCCGGCTGGTGCACCTGGCCGCCCTGCTCGGGGCGCCTCCCCGCAGCGTCCTCCCGGACCTGGAGGCGCTGGAGGCCCTGGCCCCCGGGGGCGGCGGCGGGGACGGACCGATCCACCTGACCGTCTCCCACGTCAGGGCGCTGGCCGAAGGCGATGGTCCCGCCCTGGAGGAGGTCGCCGACCACTTCACCGGGCTGGGTGCGCACCTGCTGGCGGCCGAGGCGGCCGGGCACGCCGCGGTCGCCTACCGCCGGGCCAGGCTGCCCGCCGCGGCGGAACGCGCAGCGGCCCGCAGCAGGGTGCTCGCCGCCCGCTGCGAGGGCGCCCGGTCCCCCGCCCTCGAGGTGGCGCCCGCCCTCGCGCACCTGACCGCCCGGGAGGCCGAGGTGACCCGGCTCGCCGCCCGCGGCCTGAGCAACGCGGCGATCGCGGCCGAACTGACGCTGTCGGTGCGCACCGTGGAGTCCCACCTCTACCAGGTGTTCGGCAAGCTCGGGGTGACCCACCGTAGTCAGCTCGCGGGCCTGGTGGGGACCTCCGAGCTCGAGAGTCCGCTCCCCTGA
- a CDS encoding aconitate hydratase, whose amino-acid sequence MSGTSDSFGAKGTLQVGDASYQIYRIGGIEGASDLPYSLKVLLENLLRTEDGANITADHITALAQWDENADPSTEIQFTPARVIMQDFTGVPCIVDLATMREAMADLSGDPSKINPLVPTELVIDHSVIIDVFGRADAFERNVEIEYQRNGERYQFLRWGQTAFEDFKVVPPGTGIVHQVNIEHLARTVMTREVDGELTAYPDTCVGTDSHTTMVNGLGVLGWGVGGIEAEAAMLGQPVSMLIPRVVGFKLSGAIPAGATATDVVLTITEMLREHGVVGKFVEFYGDGVAQVPLANRATIGNMSPEFGSTAAIFPIDDVTLDYLRLTGRSEDQVALVEAYAKEQGMWHDPSVEPRFSERLELDLSTVVPSIAGPKRPQDRVAVTEAKEQFRNDLKNYVVNGNRIEKSSVDQELRDSFPASDAPSHDAHEESESAGRPSHSAARVNGDRASNPATVTLDGAEVTIDHGHVVIASITSCTNTSNPSVMMAAAMLAKNAVERGLTVPPWVKTSMAPGSKVVTGYFEKAGMWPYLEKLGFHLVGYGCTTCIGNSGPIIEEVSQAVNDNDLAVTSVLSGNRNFEGRINPDVKMNYLASPPLVIAYALAGTMDFDFESEPLGQDTDGNDVFLRDLWPSPDEVERTIASSISREMFTEDYSDVFAGDERWQSLPTPDGKTFEWADESTYVRKPPYFEGMDAAPTPVEDVSGARVLAKLGDSVTTDHISPAGSIKGDSPAGRYLAEHGIERKDFNSYGSRRGNHEVMIRGTFANIRLRNQLLDGVEGGFTRNLLDGSTEPVAIFDAAQVYAEAGVPLVVLAGKEYGSGSSRDWAAKGTRLLGVKVVIAESYERIHRSNLIGMGVLPLQYPQGQTADSLGLDGTETFSFAGITALNEGSTPATVHVTAEKEGGETVEFDAVVRIDTPGEADYYRNDGILQYVLRSLVSA is encoded by the coding sequence GTGAGCGGCACATCAGACAGCTTCGGAGCCAAAGGAACCCTGCAGGTAGGTGACGCGAGCTACCAGATCTACCGGATCGGCGGGATCGAGGGAGCTTCGGACCTCCCGTACAGCTTGAAGGTGCTGTTGGAGAACCTGCTGCGCACCGAGGACGGTGCGAACATCACCGCCGACCACATCACCGCGCTGGCGCAGTGGGACGAGAACGCCGACCCGAGCACCGAGATCCAGTTCACCCCCGCGCGGGTGATCATGCAGGACTTCACCGGTGTCCCGTGCATCGTCGACCTCGCCACGATGCGCGAGGCGATGGCCGACCTGAGCGGCGACCCGTCCAAGATCAACCCGCTGGTGCCGACCGAGCTGGTCATCGACCACTCGGTGATCATCGACGTCTTCGGGCGCGCCGACGCCTTCGAGCGCAACGTGGAGATCGAGTACCAGCGCAACGGGGAACGCTACCAGTTCCTGCGGTGGGGGCAGACGGCCTTCGAGGACTTCAAGGTCGTCCCGCCGGGCACCGGCATCGTGCACCAGGTCAACATCGAGCACCTGGCCCGCACCGTGATGACCCGCGAGGTCGACGGCGAGCTGACCGCCTACCCCGACACCTGCGTCGGCACCGACTCGCACACCACGATGGTCAACGGGCTCGGCGTCCTCGGCTGGGGCGTCGGCGGCATCGAGGCCGAGGCCGCCATGCTCGGCCAGCCGGTGTCCATGCTCATCCCGCGGGTGGTCGGCTTCAAGCTCTCCGGGGCGATCCCGGCCGGGGCGACGGCCACCGACGTGGTGCTCACGATCACCGAGATGCTGCGCGAGCACGGCGTGGTCGGCAAGTTCGTCGAGTTCTACGGCGACGGCGTGGCCCAGGTGCCGCTGGCCAACCGGGCCACCATCGGCAACATGAGCCCCGAGTTCGGCTCGACCGCGGCGATCTTCCCGATCGACGACGTGACCCTGGACTACCTGCGGCTGACCGGTCGCTCCGAGGACCAGGTCGCGCTGGTGGAGGCCTACGCCAAGGAGCAGGGCATGTGGCACGACCCCTCGGTGGAGCCGCGCTTCTCCGAGCGCCTCGAGCTGGACCTGTCCACCGTGGTGCCCTCGATCGCGGGCCCGAAGCGGCCCCAGGACCGGGTCGCGGTCACCGAGGCCAAGGAGCAGTTCCGCAACGACCTGAAGAACTACGTCGTGAACGGCAACCGGATCGAGAAGAGCTCGGTCGACCAGGAGCTGCGGGACAGCTTCCCGGCATCCGACGCGCCGAGCCACGACGCGCACGAGGAGTCGGAGTCCGCCGGGCGGCCCAGCCACTCGGCTGCCCGCGTCAACGGGGACCGGGCCAGCAACCCGGCCACGGTCACCCTGGACGGCGCGGAGGTCACGATCGACCACGGCCACGTGGTGATCGCCTCGATCACCAGCTGCACCAACACCTCCAACCCCTCGGTGATGATGGCGGCCGCCATGCTGGCCAAGAACGCCGTCGAGCGGGGCCTGACCGTCCCGCCGTGGGTGAAGACCTCGATGGCCCCGGGCTCCAAGGTGGTCACCGGCTACTTCGAAAAGGCCGGCATGTGGCCCTACCTGGAGAAGCTGGGCTTCCACCTGGTCGGCTACGGGTGCACCACCTGCATCGGCAACTCCGGACCGATCATCGAGGAGGTGTCCCAGGCGGTCAACGACAACGACCTGGCGGTCACCTCGGTGCTCTCCGGCAACCGGAACTTCGAGGGCCGGATCAACCCGGACGTGAAGATGAACTACCTGGCCTCACCGCCGCTGGTCATCGCCTACGCCCTGGCCGGCACGATGGACTTCGACTTCGAGTCCGAGCCGCTGGGTCAGGACACCGACGGCAACGACGTCTTCCTGAGGGACCTGTGGCCTTCCCCGGACGAGGTGGAGCGCACCATCGCCTCCTCGATCAGCCGGGAGATGTTCACCGAGGACTACTCCGACGTGTTCGCCGGCGACGAGCGCTGGCAGTCGCTGCCCACCCCGGACGGAAAGACCTTCGAGTGGGCGGACGAGTCGACCTACGTGCGCAAGCCCCCGTACTTCGAGGGGATGGACGCTGCCCCGACCCCGGTCGAGGACGTCTCCGGCGCCCGGGTGCTGGCCAAGCTGGGCGACTCGGTCACCACCGACCACATCAGCCCGGCGGGCTCCATCAAGGGCGACAGCCCGGCCGGCCGGTACCTCGCCGAGCACGGCATCGAGCGCAAGGACTTCAACTCCTACGGCTCGCGCCGCGGCAACCACGAGGTGATGATCCGCGGCACCTTCGCCAACATCCGGCTGCGCAACCAGTTGCTGGATGGGGTCGAGGGCGGCTTCACCCGCAACCTGCTGGACGGCTCCACCGAGCCGGTCGCGATCTTCGACGCGGCCCAGGTCTACGCCGAGGCCGGTGTCCCGCTGGTCGTGCTGGCCGGCAAGGAGTACGGCTCCGGGTCCTCCCGTGACTGGGCGGCCAAGGGCACCCGCCTGCTGGGCGTCAAGGTCGTGATCGCCGAGTCCTACGAGCGGATCCACCGGTCCAACCTGATCGGGATGGGCGTCCTGCCGCTGCAGTACCCGCAGGGGCAGACCGCCGACTCGCTGGGGCTGGACGGCACCGAGACCTTCTCCTTCGCCGGCATCACCGCGCTGAACGAGGGCAGCACCCCTGCCACCGTGCACGTGACGGCCGAGAAGGAGGGCGGCGAGACGGTCGAGTTCGACGCCGTGGTCCGGATCGACACCCCTGGTGAGGCGGACTACTACCGCAACGACGGGATCCTGCAGTACGTCCTGCGGTCGCTGGTCTCCGCCTGA
- a CDS encoding class I SAM-dependent RNA methyltransferase, giving the protein MSHPTTTEELPVGSVLEVTVETVAHGGHCVARHEGRVLFVRHTLPGERVRARVTGEGPGGRFLRADAVEVLEPAAGRVEPPCPYAGPARCGGCDWQHADLATQRELKRAVVLEQFDRLAGIDLPAALGRDVVVEPVPGDEAGLRWRTRVEFAVDGTGRPGLRGHRSHEVIPVEDCMIARDAVVGTGVLRRRFPGQRAVDVIAPSGGEPVLVPVPGGTERAPLVLERVPTPTGTGEFEFGVAARGFWQVHPGAPETFLRTVLGWLDPRPGERALDLYAGVGLFAAALADAVGDSGRVHAVEGDRLAVEHARDNLTPWAGVRVTRDRVDRAVRRMARAGERADLVVLDPPRSGAGKAVVRDVARLGPRAVAYVACDPAALARDVGYARDAGLDLVDLRVFDAFPMTHHMECIALLVPAG; this is encoded by the coding sequence GTGAGCCACCCCACCACCACCGAGGAACTGCCGGTCGGCAGCGTCCTGGAGGTCACCGTCGAGACGGTGGCCCACGGCGGACACTGCGTCGCGCGGCACGAGGGGCGGGTGCTCTTCGTCCGGCACACGCTGCCGGGAGAGCGGGTGCGGGCCCGGGTGACCGGCGAGGGCCCCGGCGGCCGGTTCCTGCGGGCCGACGCCGTGGAGGTGCTCGAGCCCGCGGCCGGGCGGGTCGAGCCGCCCTGTCCATATGCCGGGCCCGCCCGCTGCGGTGGGTGCGACTGGCAGCACGCCGACCTGGCCACCCAGCGCGAGCTCAAGCGGGCGGTGGTGCTGGAGCAGTTCGACCGGCTGGCCGGCATCGACCTGCCCGCGGCGCTGGGCCGCGACGTGGTCGTCGAACCCGTCCCCGGCGACGAGGCCGGCCTGCGCTGGCGGACGCGGGTGGAGTTCGCCGTCGACGGGACCGGGCGCCCCGGGCTGCGCGGGCACCGCTCGCACGAGGTCATCCCGGTGGAGGACTGCATGATCGCCCGGGACGCCGTGGTCGGCACCGGCGTGCTGCGGCGGCGCTTCCCGGGGCAGCGTGCCGTCGACGTGATCGCGCCCTCGGGCGGCGAGCCGGTGTTGGTGCCGGTCCCGGGCGGGACCGAGCGGGCGCCGCTGGTGCTCGAGCGGGTCCCGACCCCGACGGGCACCGGCGAGTTCGAGTTCGGGGTGGCGGCGCGGGGCTTCTGGCAGGTCCACCCGGGGGCGCCGGAGACCTTCCTCCGCACGGTGCTCGGCTGGCTGGACCCCCGCCCGGGGGAGCGCGCGCTGGACCTGTATGCCGGGGTCGGCCTGTTCGCCGCGGCCCTGGCCGACGCCGTCGGGGACTCCGGCCGGGTGCATGCCGTCGAGGGGGACCGGCTCGCCGTGGAGCACGCGCGGGACAACCTGACGCCCTGGGCGGGGGTGCGGGTGACCCGTGACCGGGTGGACCGTGCGGTGCGCCGGATGGCGCGCGCGGGCGAGCGGGCGGACCTGGTGGTCCTCGACCCGCCGCGCTCCGGCGCCGGGAAGGCCGTGGTCCGGGACGTGGCGCGGCTGGGCCCGCGGGCCGTCGCCTACGTCGCGTGCGACCCCGCGGCGCTGGCCCGGGACGTCGGGTATGCCCGCGACGCCGGGCTGGACCTGGTGGACCTGCGCGTCTTCGACGCCTTCCCGATGACCCACCACATGGAGTGCATCGCCCTGCTCGTCCCGGCCGGCTGA
- a CDS encoding APC family permease: MESGRLVKRVLVGRALRTDRLHEELLPRRLGLPVFASDALSSVAYAPDEIVVTLALAGGVTALTHSWSVTVAVCVVMMLIIASYRQTVYAYPGGGGDYEVASTNLGPRAGLGVGAALMVDYVLTVAVSVSAGVQNAASALGFLRGFEPVAAAVLIGVLALSNLRGVRESGRALAVPVYAFLAAMAALIGVGFYQWATGSLHKAASAAYELVPADGYEALTAFGLGLLLLRAFSSGTVALTGVQGVANGVPALRKPRSRNAASILVMMAALSITILLSVIVLTRATGIQIAQNPQEQLRLDGVPVPDDLVQDTVLGQLSTTVFGADSLGLLLVSICTGVMLVVAANTAYNGFPVLASRLARDRFLPTDLVSRGRRLAFSNGILLLSAAALALVLLYRATVTDLIHMYVVGVFVSFTLSQLGMVRHWNRHLRTELSLHNRRAMIRSRAINLAGATCALTVLTVVVLTRFVHGAGVALLGIGLLWMVMTMVYNYHRSVDKDLALPPEGSDASQIVPSRVYALVYVPQLDRATMRALAYARASRPQELEAVTTDVLPERTLELQREWARRGLPVTLRTLESPYRESVRPVIDYVRRLHRDRPREVVVVYVAEYVSERWWVRWVRDRAEERLRRELLRTPGVMLVTVPWQGQATAQGAGAGRR; this comes from the coding sequence ATGGAGTCCGGTCGGTTGGTCAAGCGCGTCCTCGTGGGGCGGGCGCTGCGCACCGACCGTCTCCACGAGGAGCTGCTGCCGCGGCGCCTCGGGCTGCCGGTGTTCGCCAGCGACGCGCTGTCCTCGGTGGCCTACGCACCCGACGAGATCGTGGTCACCCTGGCGCTGGCCGGTGGCGTGACCGCGCTGACCCACTCCTGGAGCGTCACCGTCGCCGTCTGCGTGGTGATGATGCTGATCATCGCCTCCTACCGGCAGACGGTGTACGCCTACCCCGGCGGGGGAGGCGACTACGAGGTGGCCTCGACCAACCTCGGGCCCCGCGCCGGCCTGGGGGTGGGCGCCGCCCTGATGGTCGACTACGTGCTGACCGTGGCGGTGTCGGTCTCGGCGGGGGTGCAGAACGCCGCCTCGGCGCTGGGCTTCCTGCGCGGCTTCGAGCCGGTGGCCGCGGCCGTCCTGATCGGCGTGCTGGCCCTCAGCAACCTGCGCGGGGTCCGCGAGTCCGGCAGGGCGCTCGCCGTGCCCGTCTACGCCTTCCTGGCGGCCATGGCGGCGCTGATCGGCGTGGGCTTCTACCAGTGGGCGACCGGGTCGCTGCACAAGGCGGCCTCGGCCGCCTACGAGCTGGTGCCGGCGGACGGCTACGAGGCGCTCACCGCGTTCGGCCTGGGGCTGCTCCTGCTGCGGGCGTTCTCCTCCGGCACGGTCGCGCTGACCGGCGTGCAGGGCGTCGCCAACGGCGTGCCCGCGTTGCGCAAGCCCCGCAGCAGGAACGCCGCCTCGATCCTGGTGATGATGGCGGCCCTGTCGATCACCATCCTGCTCTCGGTGATCGTGCTGACCCGGGCGACCGGGATCCAGATCGCGCAGAACCCCCAGGAGCAGCTGCGCCTGGACGGCGTGCCGGTCCCCGACGACCTGGTGCAGGACACCGTGCTGGGCCAGCTGTCCACCACCGTCTTCGGCGCCGACAGCCTGGGCCTGCTGCTGGTCTCCATCTGCACCGGCGTGATGCTCGTGGTCGCCGCCAACACGGCATACAACGGGTTCCCGGTGCTGGCCTCCCGGCTGGCCCGGGACCGGTTCCTGCCGACCGACCTGGTCAGCCGCGGGCGCCGGCTGGCCTTCTCCAACGGGATCCTGCTCCTGTCCGCCGCCGCGCTGGCCCTGGTGCTGCTCTACCGGGCCACGGTGACCGACCTGATCCACATGTACGTGGTGGGAGTGTTCGTCTCCTTCACGCTGAGCCAGCTCGGCATGGTCCGGCACTGGAACCGGCACCTGCGCACGGAGCTCAGCCTGCACAACCGCCGCGCGATGATCCGCAGCCGGGCGATCAATCTCGCCGGCGCCACCTGCGCCCTGACCGTGCTCACGGTCGTGGTGCTCACCCGGTTCGTGCACGGCGCAGGGGTCGCCCTGCTCGGCATCGGCCTGCTCTGGATGGTGATGACGATGGTCTACAACTACCACCGGTCCGTGGACAAGGACCTGGCCCTGCCGCCGGAGGGCAGCGACGCCAGCCAGATCGTCCCCTCCCGGGTCTACGCGCTGGTCTACGTGCCCCAGCTGGACCGGGCCACCATGCGGGCGCTGGCCTACGCCCGGGCCAGCCGTCCGCAGGAGCTCGAGGCGGTCACCACCGACGTGCTGCCCGAACGGACCCTGGAGCTGCAGCGGGAGTGGGCCCGGCGCGGCCTGCCGGTCACCCTGCGGACGCTGGAGTCCCCCTACCGGGAGTCGGTCCGGCCGGTGATCGACTACGTGCGCCGGCTGCACCGTGACCGGCCGCGGGAGGTCGTGGTGGTCTACGTCGCCGAGTACGTCTCGGAGCGCTGGTGGGTCCGCTGGGTCCGCGACCGCGCCGAGGAGCGGCTGCGGCGGGAGCTGTTGCGCACCCCCGGGGTGATGCTGGTGACCGTCCCCTGGCAGGGACAGGCCACCGCGCAAGGCGCGGGGGCCGGGAGGCGGTAG
- a CDS encoding potassium channel family protein yields the protein MHFVIMGCGRVGATLAHSLERRGHAVAMIDQDPAAFARLGKDFQGQRVRGVGFDREVMKAAGIGSAYAFAAVSSGDNSNIIAARVARETFGVQRVVARIYDPARAEIYQRLGIPTVATVRWAADQTLHHLLPSGATPDYFEPSGRLALAGVHLNPGWIGRRLTEVEEFSGTRVGFVTRLGDALLPTPGTVYQDGDEVHLIADRYTLPQVVHRLEQTPPEE from the coding sequence GTGCACTTCGTGATCATGGGCTGCGGCCGCGTCGGCGCCACGCTGGCGCACAGTCTGGAGCGCCGCGGGCACGCCGTGGCCATGATCGACCAGGACCCCGCGGCCTTCGCCCGCTTGGGCAAGGACTTCCAGGGGCAGCGGGTCCGGGGGGTCGGTTTCGACCGCGAGGTGATGAAGGCGGCCGGGATCGGGTCGGCGTATGCCTTCGCCGCCGTCAGCAGCGGCGACAACTCCAACATCATCGCCGCCCGGGTGGCCCGGGAGACCTTCGGCGTGCAGCGGGTGGTCGCCCGCATCTACGACCCCGCCCGGGCGGAGATCTACCAGCGCCTCGGCATCCCCACCGTGGCGACCGTGCGCTGGGCCGCGGACCAGACGCTGCACCACCTGCTGCCCTCCGGGGCGACGCCCGACTACTTCGAGCCCAGCGGCCGGCTGGCCCTGGCCGGGGTGCACCTCAACCCTGGGTGGATCGGGCGGCGGCTGACCGAGGTGGAGGAGTTCAGCGGCACCCGGGTCGGCTTCGTCACCCGGCTCGGTGACGCGCTGCTGCCCACACCGGGCACCGTCTACCAGGACGGCGACGAGGTGCACCTGATCGCCGACCGGTACACCCTGCCCCAGGTGGTGCACCGCCTCGAGCAGACGCCGCCTGAGGAGTGA